The Candidatus Equadaptatus faecalis genomic interval TGCGGCGATAAACGGCTGTCCGCCTACGTTCTGTTCAACACCCCTGCTTTGGATTTCGTTCAAAAAAGTTACGGCGTCAACCGCGGTTCCCTTTTCAAAAAGGGAAAGCAGCAGTTCAAACGCCTGTGCATGACGCGGGTCATAGAAATCCTCCGTGTGCAGCTTTTCAACCGCAAGCGCAAGAGCATCCTTGTCAAGCAGACATGCGCCGAGCACTGCACGCTCAGCTTCGAGATTAAACGGGGGCTGCCTGTCTATGACCTGTGCCAAAGCTATTCGCCCTCCACTCTGAGCGTAAATTCGGCTTCAATGCCGCTGTAAAGCTTTGCTTTTGCCTTGTAATCGCCGAGCATTTTTACCGCTTCTTCGGCTTTAACGTCTTTTTTGTCAACCGTTACGTCGTACTGGGCAAGAATCGCTTCCGCAACGTCGCCGCTTGTGATGCTTCCGAAAAGTTTTCCACCTTCACCTGCTTTGGCTTTGAGCACAACGATTTTGCCGCTGAATTTTTTCTTTGCCTCTTCAGCTGCCGTGCGCGCCCTGTCGTCTTTGATCTTTGCGGTTTTGTTTTTCTCCGCAAGCTCGCGGACTTTTCCGGCTGTTGCTTCTTCCGCAAGACCGCGTGCTATCAGGAAATTTCTCCCGTAGCCGTCCGCGACTTCAAGCATTTCGCCTTTTTTGCCGATTTTTTTGACGTCTTCCTTAAGAATTACTTTCATTTTTCTTTCCTCCCAACCTGCGCAGATCATACCAGATATCCACTATTCCGACAAAAGAATACGGGTACGTGAAGAGCGCAAGAAATAGTATGCTGAATACCAAAAGCGACAGCCTCAGCGCTTTGAAAATTCTGTTTTTTCCGGCAAGATACCAGAATACGGACATTCCTTCAAGCGTAAAGACAGCGCGAAGTACCATCATTAAATTTTCCGAAGCCATTGTCACCGCATAGGACGGCGCGAAATATTCCGACACTTTCAGCAGCAGCGCGGCAAGAACGGCTGTTGAAAGCTCTTTCGGGAAGCGCCATTCTCCGAACGGAATGAAAGCCGGAAGCGTTTCGCCCTTTCGTTTGAGCAGCTTTTCCGCAGCCTTGTAGGTGCAGAAACTGTCTGCGGCTGCGTATAAAATCAGCATTGACGGCAACAACATTTTCATCGTTGCAGCAAGCTCCTGAACGTAATCCTTTACCGCCTGCACGCTGCCTATATTCGCAACGGAGCCTGCGG includes:
- the rplI gene encoding 50S ribosomal protein L9, producing MKVILKEDVKKIGKKGEMLEVADGYGRNFLIARGLAEEATAGKVRELAEKNKTAKIKDDRARTAAEEAKKKFSGKIVVLKAKAGEGGKLFGSITSGDVAEAILAQYDVTVDKKDVKAEEAVKMLGDYKAKAKLYSGIEAEFTLRVEGE
- a CDS encoding DUF2232 domain-containing protein produces the protein MNREYREWFCYVLLSVVLFMAEFYFSPLFGVLFLISPLPFMLLQYRFGTRSAMYAALTAVLSIYLPDVFEHGMAGAVSQANLVSVLMFVTLFVFTGMLFGTLARLQKSAAGWLLQAIAASLSAKIFLMVSLIASTGINPFAIDEAIATSVVSAAGSVANIGSVQAVKDYVQELAATMKMLLPSMLILYAAADSFCTYKAAEKLLKRKGETLPAFIPFGEWRFPKELSTAVLAALLLKVSEYFAPSYAVTMASENLMMVLRAVFTLEGMSVFWYLAGKNRIFKALRLSLLVFSILFLALFTYPYSFVGIVDIWYDLRRLGGKKNESNS